Below is a window of Streptomyces qaidamensis DNA.
TCAGTCTCTACGACCGGATGCGTGACGGGCTCGGACCGGTCCTCCCTTCCGCCATGCTGAAGAGGCTTCTCACCGGACTCACCGGCCTCCTCGTTTCCGTCGCGGTCGCCGCCATCGTGCGCAGACGGCGTTGACTCCACCGCTCGGTCGAATGGATCACTCCGCCATTCGGCCCAGGGACACTCGGCGACAGACAAGGGTGACGGACCGGACGGAATAGGTTCCTCCGGGCGGATGGCCGTCCGTGCACCGTTGCTGGCGATCGAGGAACTGATGGCGACACACACTGAACCGGTTGCGCCCGTGCCCGCGGTGGAGCGCCGCGGCCGAGGGAAGGTGGTCGTCTCCTGGCTGACGACCACCGATCACAAGAAGATCGGGCACCTGTATCTGATCACGTCGTTCGGGTTCTTCCTGATCGCCGGGGCGCTGGCGATGCTCATCCGGGCCGAGCTGGCCCGGCCCGGGCTGCAGATCGTCTCCAGCGAGCAGTACAACCAGGCGTTCACCATGCACGGCACGATCATGCTGCTGCTGTTCGCGACGCCCACCTTCGCCGGTTTCGCCAACGCGGTGATGCCGCTGCAGATCGGCTCGCCCGACGTGGCCTTCCCGCGGCTGAACATGCTCTCGTACTGGCTGTTCCTCTTCGGCGGACTGATCGTGCTCGGCAGCCTCCTCACCCCGCAGGGCTCCGCCGACTTCGGCTGGACCGCGTACACCCCGCTCAGCGGCGGGGAGCGCACCCCCCAGGTCGGCGGCGACCTGTGGATCATGGGGCTGGCGCTGTCCGGCTTCGGCACGATCCTCGGCTCGGTCAACTTCATCACCACCATCATCTGTATGCGCGCCCCGGGCATGACCATGTTCCGGATGCCCATCTTCACCTGGAACGTGCTGCTCACCTCGGTGCTGGTACTGCTGGCCTTCCCGGTGCTGGCCGCCGCGCTGCTCGTGCTGGAGGCGGACCGGCGCTTCGGGGCCCAGGTGTTCAACGCCGAGAACGGGGGCGCGGTCCTGTGGCAGCACCTGTTCTGGTTCTTCGGCCACCCCGAGGTGTACATCCTGGCGCTGCCGTTCTTCGGGGTGATCACCGAGATCATCCCCGTCTTCGCCCGTAAGCCGATCTTCGGCTACACCGGTCTGGTCGGCGCCACCATCTCCATCGCCGGGCTGTCGGTGACGGTGTGGGCGCACCACATGTTCGCCACCGGCGCGGTACTGCTGCCGTTCTTCTCCTTCATGACGTACCTGATCGCCGTGCCGACGGGCGTGAAGTTCTTCAACTGGATCGGCACCATGTGGCGGGGCTCTCTGTCGTTCGAGCCACCCATGCTCTGGGCGCTCGGCTTCCTGGTCACCTTCCTCTTCGGCGGCCTGACCGGCGTCATCCTGGGCTCCCCGCCGCTCGACTGGCACGTGACCGACAGCTACTTCGTGATCGCCCACTTCCACTACGTGCTGTTCGGCACCATCGTGTTCGCGATGTTCGGCGGATTCAGCTTCTGGTGGCCGAAGATGACCGGCACGATGCTCGACGAGCGTCTGGAGAAGATCCACTTCTGGACGCTGTTCGTCGGTTTCCACACCACGTTCCTGGTGCAGCACTGGCTCGGCGCCGAGGGCATGCCCCGCCGCTACGCCGACTACCTGGCCGCCGACGGTTTCACCGCCCTCAACACCCTCTCCTCGATCGGCGCGTTCCTGCTCGGCCTGTCGACCCTGCCCTTCCTCTACAACGTGTGGCGGACCGCGAAGAAGGGCGAGAAGGTCGAGGTCGACGACCCATGGGGCTACGGTCGCTCCCTGGAATGGGCCACGTCCTGCCCGCCGCCCCGCCACAACTTCCTCACCCTGCCCAAGATCCGCTCCGAGTCCCCCGCCTTCGACCTGCGTCACCCGGACGTGGCGAGTTTCGACGAGGCGGAGAACACCGGGCGGCGCGATGTGCTCGACGCCGAGGGGCACAAGGGCGACCGGCGGTGAGACGCGGCAGGCGCGGGACACCGGCCGGTGAGCCGAGCAGCGTCCTGGCCGACGAGACCGAGGGCTACCTCCTCGCCCACGCCCACCGTCACCAGGCGCAGCACGAGGCCGAGGAACTCTGCGCCCTGATGCCGTGGCTGACCACGGCCCAGGCCGAGGAACTCACCGCCTTCTACGTCCACCGGCGGCTCGACGTCACCCGGCAGCTGATGCTCGGCACCGTGCGACGGGCCGCAGAGCTGCGGCAGGAGTACGAGAGCCGCTACGCCGAGCTCCGGGGGGTCCTGCTGCGGCGTCACGCGGCCGGTGCGTGCGCGGTGCTGGCCTGTGCCGCCGGGGCGGGCGCAGTGGCGGGTGTGTTCATCCGCTGACGTGCCGGATCAGCGGCTGTGCCCCTCCCGGCGGGGAAGGGGCCCGGCGTCGGCGTGGCGGCCCGGGCGGCGAGCGGCATTGCGCTGGCCGGGGCCGGGGCCGTTCCGGGCGGCCAAGGCGTCGGCCACGGCACCGGTGACGAAGCCGTAGACGGCCTTGTGCAGGACGTCCACGGCGAGTTCCGCGCGGGGCCAGGTGGTGGGCGGAGCGCCGACTCCGGTGGCGTTCTCCAGGATCTGGTCGTTGGTGAGTCGCACGACGGTGAACTTGGCGGACGCGACCGGGCCGCGCAGACCCGACTGGGCCATGACCGAGCGGAGCACGCCGAGAAGGGCGGCCTGGCCGAAGTGCATGGCCCGGTTGAGGGGCGGCGACTGAGTGCCGGGGCGTTCGGGCAGGCCCGTCAGACGCTGGAGGACGCGGGCGGGCACATGGGAGTCGGGGCGGCCGGTCACGACCTGTTCGATCTTCTCGCCGAGGGTCATCACGACGCCTCCGGCCGTACCGGCGAGCAGCCCTTGCCACAGTGCGCGCCTGATCATGCGTCGGCGAGTACCCCGGCGGCCACTGCCTCACCCACGGACATCGCCGCCCGGCGCCTCAGTG
It encodes the following:
- the ctaD gene encoding cytochrome c oxidase subunit I; translation: MATHTEPVAPVPAVERRGRGKVVVSWLTTTDHKKIGHLYLITSFGFFLIAGALAMLIRAELARPGLQIVSSEQYNQAFTMHGTIMLLLFATPTFAGFANAVMPLQIGSPDVAFPRLNMLSYWLFLFGGLIVLGSLLTPQGSADFGWTAYTPLSGGERTPQVGGDLWIMGLALSGFGTILGSVNFITTIICMRAPGMTMFRMPIFTWNVLLTSVLVLLAFPVLAAALLVLEADRRFGAQVFNAENGGAVLWQHLFWFFGHPEVYILALPFFGVITEIIPVFARKPIFGYTGLVGATISIAGLSVTVWAHHMFATGAVLLPFFSFMTYLIAVPTGVKFFNWIGTMWRGSLSFEPPMLWALGFLVTFLFGGLTGVILGSPPLDWHVTDSYFVIAHFHYVLFGTIVFAMFGGFSFWWPKMTGTMLDERLEKIHFWTLFVGFHTTFLVQHWLGAEGMPRRYADYLAADGFTALNTLSSIGAFLLGLSTLPFLYNVWRTAKKGEKVEVDDPWGYGRSLEWATSCPPPRHNFLTLPKIRSESPAFDLRHPDVASFDEAENTGRRDVLDAEGHKGDRR